The proteins below come from a single Asanoa ferruginea genomic window:
- a CDS encoding class I adenylate-forming enzyme family protein, producing MTGLVCGDAVLTEAELRDRIAAAGKAGVDLPGRAVPIRDKNRVDALVTALAVRAAGGLPLIGDDRWDPGYWAGLRDRVNAAAPAPGMAWGTFTSGSTGTPRVVVRTEESWAASFPGVERLTGLTADDVVYLPSPLVSSVTMFSVAHARALGATVVLPRTHTVSAQDLADATVLHGTPYALRDILESGAAHRLRVALIGGARLDPRLRERAEAAGIAVVSYYGAAELSFVAADPDGQGLRPFDGVEVRVDDGALWVRSGYFAGGYLGAVDGPFRRTADGWGTVGDLAEVDPLRLLGRSDGAILTAAATVVPEDVEAALLGIEGIADAVVFALPHERAGDLVAAVIEPAPGRRPPTAGELRARAGTLLTGTHRPRRWYWVDRLPRTAAGKPAREQIRLDAIEGRVARVV from the coding sequence GTGACCGGGCTCGTCTGCGGTGACGCCGTCCTCACCGAAGCGGAGCTGCGCGACCGGATCGCCGCCGCCGGCAAGGCGGGTGTCGACCTGCCAGGCCGCGCCGTGCCGATCCGCGACAAGAACCGGGTCGACGCGTTGGTCACCGCGCTCGCCGTGCGCGCCGCAGGCGGCCTGCCGCTGATCGGCGACGACCGCTGGGACCCCGGCTATTGGGCCGGCCTGCGCGACCGGGTGAACGCGGCGGCGCCGGCACCCGGCATGGCGTGGGGGACCTTCACGAGCGGCAGCACCGGTACGCCGCGGGTGGTGGTGCGCACCGAAGAGTCCTGGGCGGCGTCGTTTCCGGGCGTCGAGCGGCTGACCGGGCTGACCGCCGACGACGTGGTCTACCTCCCGTCGCCGCTGGTGTCCTCGGTGACGATGTTCTCCGTCGCACATGCTCGCGCGCTCGGCGCCACCGTCGTGCTACCGCGCACGCACACCGTCTCGGCTCAAGACCTCGCCGACGCGACGGTGCTGCACGGCACGCCCTACGCGCTGCGCGACATCCTCGAGTCCGGCGCCGCACACCGGCTGCGGGTGGCTCTCATCGGCGGTGCGCGGCTCGACCCGCGGCTGCGCGAGCGGGCCGAGGCCGCCGGGATCGCGGTGGTCAGCTACTACGGCGCCGCCGAACTGTCCTTTGTGGCGGCCGACCCCGACGGGCAGGGCCTGCGGCCGTTCGACGGCGTCGAGGTGCGGGTCGACGACGGCGCGCTGTGGGTGCGCTCGGGCTACTTCGCGGGTGGCTACCTCGGCGCGGTCGACGGGCCGTTCCGCCGCACCGCCGACGGATGGGGCACGGTCGGCGACCTGGCCGAGGTCGACCCGCTGCGGTTGTTGGGGCGCAGCGACGGCGCGATCCTGACCGCGGCCGCGACCGTCGTGCCCGAAGACGTCGAGGCGGCGCTGCTCGGGATCGAGGGGATCGCCGACGCCGTGGTGTTCGCGTTGCCGCACGAGCGGGCCGGCGACCTCGTCGCCGCGGTGATCGAGCCCGCACCCGGGCGGCGGCCGCCGACGGCCGGTGAGTTGCGGGCCCGGGCGGGCACGCTGCTGACCGGCACCCACCGGCCGCGCCGCTGGTATTGGGTCGACCGGCTGCCGCGGACGGCCGCGGGCAAGCCGGCCCGGGAGCAGATCCGGCTGGACGCGATCGAGGGTCGGGTGGCCCGGGTTGTCTGA
- a CDS encoding biotin transporter BioY produces the protein MQQQFEMRDLTRIVVFAAIIAVLGIPGAITVPGGAVPITAQTLGVMLAGAVLGPWRGASAVLIFLLLVLAGLPLLSGGRGGAGVFVGPSAGFLIGWIFGALVVGAIVRFGARPPVWWRTALGCFIGGALIVYVIGVPVQSLVTRLPLSKTIVTTAAFLPGDLLKAVVATIITMALWRAYPRAFGNPTRRVAA, from the coding sequence GTGCAGCAGCAGTTCGAGATGCGAGACCTCACGCGGATCGTGGTCTTTGCCGCCATCATCGCCGTGCTGGGGATTCCGGGTGCGATCACCGTGCCCGGCGGAGCGGTGCCGATCACGGCGCAGACCCTGGGCGTCATGCTCGCCGGCGCGGTGCTCGGCCCGTGGCGCGGCGCGAGCGCGGTCCTGATCTTCCTTCTGCTCGTTCTCGCGGGGCTGCCGCTGCTGTCCGGCGGTCGCGGCGGGGCCGGCGTGTTCGTCGGACCGTCGGCCGGCTTCCTGATCGGCTGGATCTTCGGGGCGCTCGTCGTCGGCGCGATCGTGCGGTTCGGGGCACGGCCCCCGGTCTGGTGGCGCACCGCGCTCGGGTGCTTCATCGGCGGGGCATTGATCGTGTACGTCATCGGCGTGCCGGTGCAGTCGCTGGTCACCCGGCTGCCGCTCAGCAAGACCATCGTGACCACCGCCGCCTTCCTGCCCGGTGACCTGCTCAAGGCCGTGGTCGCGACGATCATCACGATGGCGTTGTGGCGGGCCTACCCGCGCGCGTTCGGCAACCCGACCCGCCGGGTCGCCGCGTGA
- a CDS encoding TetR family transcriptional regulator, giving the protein MPRSDSAGYARNSRDDVIDAALRILDQQGLPDLTMRHLAATLGVAPSALYWHFPNKQSLLAAVSDRIIAGARPLAADSGDWQIGVRTEAAALHDALLAYKDGAEVVSSTLALGLGAGDLQRRLSAAIGVGGFDKQTTSLAAETMVHFIVGHAFHRQQRIQADSLGAVAQEHSLDREDPAVDHREPRAFELGITLLVAGLDAQSRAAADR; this is encoded by the coding sequence ATGCCGAGATCGGACAGCGCCGGGTACGCCCGCAACAGCCGCGACGACGTCATCGACGCGGCGCTGCGCATTCTGGACCAGCAGGGCCTACCCGACCTGACGATGCGCCATCTGGCCGCCACGCTGGGCGTCGCGCCGAGCGCGCTCTACTGGCACTTCCCCAACAAGCAGTCGCTGCTGGCGGCGGTCTCCGACCGCATCATCGCCGGAGCGCGCCCACTGGCCGCGGATTCGGGCGATTGGCAGATTGGCGTACGCACGGAGGCGGCGGCCCTGCACGACGCGCTGCTGGCCTACAAGGACGGCGCCGAGGTCGTGTCGAGCACGCTCGCACTCGGCCTGGGCGCCGGCGACCTGCAACGGCGGCTGTCGGCCGCGATCGGGGTGGGCGGCTTCGACAAGCAGACGACGTCACTGGCGGCCGAGACCATGGTCCACTTCATCGTCGGCCACGCGTTCCACCGCCAGCAGCGCATACAGGCCGACAGCCTCGGTGCGGTGGCCCAGGAACACTCCCTCGACCGCGAAGACCCGGCCGTCGACCACCGCGAGCCGCGGGCCTTCGAACTGGGCATCACCCTGCTCGTCGCCGGCCTCGACGCGCAGTCCCGCGCGGCCGCCGACCGCTAG
- a CDS encoding DinB family protein, which translates to MIDEFAKDYLHHDLRELRKALLWKLDGLSDYDIRRPLTLTGTNLLGLVKHLSLWQSKYFGEVFDRPFPEPLPRWDDPAADGPDMWATEHEMRDEIVARYQRVCDHADVTITALPIDAPGHVPWWPRPDVKLFNILVHSLAETSRHAGHADILREQLDGVTGTRAEYASQADAAFWAARRTEIERAAKAAKP; encoded by the coding sequence ATGATCGATGAGTTCGCGAAGGACTACCTGCACCACGACCTGCGCGAGCTTCGCAAGGCGCTGTTATGGAAACTCGACGGGCTCTCCGACTACGACATCCGGCGCCCGTTGACGCTGACCGGCACCAACCTGCTCGGCCTGGTCAAGCACCTGTCGCTCTGGCAGTCGAAGTATTTCGGTGAGGTCTTCGACCGGCCGTTTCCCGAGCCCCTCCCGAGGTGGGATGACCCTGCGGCGGACGGCCCCGACATGTGGGCGACCGAGCACGAGATGCGCGACGAGATCGTCGCTCGCTATCAGCGGGTGTGCGACCACGCGGACGTGACGATCACCGCGTTGCCGATCGACGCTCCGGGCCACGTGCCCTGGTGGCCGCGGCCCGACGTGAAGCTGTTCAACATCCTGGTGCACAGCCTCGCCGAGACCAGCCGGCATGCCGGGCACGCCGACATCCTGCGCGAGCAACTCGACGGCGTGACCGGCACGAGGGCCGAATACGCGAGTCAGGCCGACGCGGCGTTCTGGGCCGCCCGGCGCACGGAGATCGAGCGGGCTGCCAAGGCGGCCAAGCCCTAG
- a CDS encoding CDP-alcohol phosphatidyltransferase family protein — MPRAPWRRRIATDSPRIAFDSPRPGGRRWYGLRRGGTTLARQVLRVRVGRRSRMTVVHPDSHAVDPLVIREIQSIAPVSPAMGPSEAAPTIGMSIPLLPGERTLARRAKFAVVNACTLASLSLGLLAIFMAMQSEVRLAAILLVACVIFDGLDGILARRLGVASPFGAQMDSLADMCSFGLAAPVVVYASLAGTVSTAAAAIACALVAGCAAIRLARFNVSPKDGRFFCGVPTTMAAAVLALAVLIGLPVSGAFVVAGVAILAFAMVSSFPYAKLARLVKLPPWLLVLPVVGALLDVRVTFVAIVVAYLASGPLLWLRQRHTV; from the coding sequence GTGCCGAGAGCCCCTTGGCGTCGGCGTATTGCCACCGATAGTCCGCGCATAGCTTTCGACAGCCCGCGCCCTGGCGGTCGCCGGTGGTACGGCCTGCGTCGCGGCGGCACCACTCTCGCCCGGCAGGTCCTGCGGGTGCGGGTCGGTCGGCGCTCCCGGATGACCGTGGTGCACCCCGACAGCCACGCCGTCGACCCCCTGGTGATCCGCGAGATCCAGTCGATCGCGCCGGTCAGCCCGGCGATGGGCCCTAGTGAGGCCGCGCCCACGATCGGCATGTCGATCCCGCTGCTCCCCGGCGAGCGCACGTTGGCCCGCCGCGCCAAGTTTGCCGTGGTCAACGCCTGCACGCTGGCCAGCCTCAGCCTGGGCCTGCTGGCGATCTTCATGGCCATGCAGTCGGAGGTCCGCCTCGCCGCGATCTTGCTGGTCGCCTGCGTGATCTTCGATGGCCTCGACGGCATCCTGGCCCGCCGCCTCGGCGTGGCCAGCCCGTTCGGCGCCCAGATGGACTCGCTGGCCGACATGTGCTCGTTCGGCCTGGCCGCGCCGGTCGTCGTCTACGCCTCGCTGGCCGGCACCGTGTCGACCGCGGCCGCGGCGATAGCCTGCGCCCTGGTCGCCGGTTGCGCGGCCATCCGGCTGGCCCGCTTCAACGTCTCGCCGAAGGACGGCCGCTTCTTCTGCGGCGTCCCGACCACGATGGCCGCGGCCGTGCTCGCCCTGGCCGTCCTGATCGGCCTCCCGGTCTCGGGCGCCTTCGTCGTGGCCGGCGTCGCGATCCTGGCCTTCGCGATGGTGTCGAGCTTCCCCTACGCGAAGCTCGCCCGCCTGGTGAAGCTCCCACCGTGGCTCCTGGTGCTCCCAGTGGTCGGCGCCCTGCTCGACGTCCGCGTCACCTTCGTCGCGATCGTCGTGGCCTACCTGGCCAGCGGCCCGCTGCTCTGGCTCCGCCAGCGCCACACGGTCTGA
- a CDS encoding NUDIX hydrolase — protein sequence MEQRRRIGAYGLCRDGDRVLLARSSDKSDFPGVWQIPGGGLEHGESPEHALVREYREETGLEIAIRRPLTALASVRELWDIDLAWHFDLIVYEVEVRSGTLRREVAGTSDDVAWVPERDLPDLRLMPFTAELLGQPVVPLDFAAPHPLGRRQPPPPRKKDQGQRFASYGLVTSPRGVLLTLISQGFPGAGKWHLPGGGTDFGEQPAAGLLRELAEESAQVGEVVELLAVSDHRNPRALGPEGYPMDWHAVRVIYRVTVTAPTEPRVTEVSGSTADARWFTRDEVRGLTLTDVAAAAIPAWAP from the coding sequence ATGGAGCAACGGCGACGGATCGGCGCGTACGGGCTGTGCCGTGACGGCGATCGGGTGTTGCTCGCCCGCTCGTCCGATAAGTCCGACTTCCCGGGCGTCTGGCAGATCCCCGGCGGCGGGCTCGAGCACGGCGAGTCGCCCGAGCACGCGCTCGTTCGCGAATACCGCGAGGAGACCGGCCTGGAGATCGCGATCCGCCGGCCATTGACCGCGCTGGCCTCCGTGCGCGAGCTCTGGGACATCGACCTGGCCTGGCATTTCGACCTGATCGTGTACGAGGTCGAGGTGCGCAGTGGCACCCTCCGCCGAGAAGTGGCCGGCACCAGTGACGACGTCGCCTGGGTGCCGGAGCGCGACCTGCCCGACCTGCGGCTGATGCCGTTCACCGCCGAGTTGCTCGGCCAGCCGGTGGTCCCGCTCGACTTCGCCGCGCCCCACCCGCTCGGCCGCCGCCAGCCGCCACCGCCCCGGAAGAAAGACCAGGGTCAGCGGTTCGCCTCCTACGGCCTGGTGACCTCGCCGCGCGGCGTACTCCTGACGCTGATCTCGCAAGGTTTTCCCGGTGCGGGCAAGTGGCACCTGCCGGGCGGCGGGACCGACTTCGGCGAGCAGCCGGCCGCCGGGCTGCTGCGCGAGCTCGCGGAGGAATCCGCGCAGGTCGGCGAGGTCGTCGAACTGCTCGCGGTGTCGGATCATCGCAACCCGCGGGCGCTCGGCCCGGAGGGCTATCCGATGGACTGGCACGCCGTGCGGGTGATCTATCGGGTCACCGTGACGGCGCCGACGGAGCCACGGGTGACCGAGGTGAGCGGATCGACAGCCGATGCGCGCTGGTTCACTCGCGACGAGGTGCGGGGGCTGACGCTCACCGATGTGGCGGCCGCGGCGATCCCGGCGTGGGCCCCCTGA
- a CDS encoding NUDIX domain-containing protein, whose translation MTPALEPLRRIAAYAVCTDGSGRVLLVRASTRSGTPGAWSLPGGAVDHGEDPNHTVVRESAAETGLSITVTGLHDVLADMRALPHRGVTIHTDRLIYAASVRGGTLLDRVGQPTDLARWHTLDEAKGLPLRPFTATALGLPPGSIDLRPDETPDFPSFYAAPGPDGLHRAQRFAAYAVATDPAGRMLMTRVAPGYPGAGCWHLPGGGTDFGEQPGEALLRELVEETGQTGRLVALLGVASHRDAASLGPEGYPIDWHGVRAFYRVAVDDPADPRVGDVGGSTDEARWFPADELRALPPASITEVTADAVRAAFPEQGD comes from the coding sequence GTGACCCCTGCGCTCGAACCCCTCCGCCGCATCGCGGCCTATGCCGTCTGCACCGACGGCAGTGGTCGCGTGCTGCTCGTCCGGGCCTCGACGCGCTCCGGCACCCCCGGTGCCTGGTCGCTACCCGGTGGCGCTGTCGACCATGGCGAAGACCCCAACCACACCGTTGTCCGGGAGAGCGCGGCCGAGACCGGGCTGTCGATCACCGTGACCGGCCTCCACGACGTCCTCGCCGACATGCGCGCCCTCCCGCACCGCGGTGTCACCATCCACACCGACCGCCTCATCTACGCCGCGTCGGTGCGGGGCGGCACCCTGCTCGACCGCGTCGGGCAACCGACTGACCTGGCCCGCTGGCACACCCTCGACGAGGCCAAGGGCCTGCCGCTGCGGCCGTTCACCGCCACCGCGCTCGGCCTTCCGCCCGGCTCGATCGACCTGCGGCCCGACGAGACTCCTGACTTTCCGTCGTTCTACGCCGCGCCGGGGCCCGACGGGCTGCACCGGGCCCAGCGCTTCGCCGCCTATGCGGTGGCCACCGACCCGGCCGGCCGCATGCTGATGACCCGGGTCGCACCCGGCTACCCGGGCGCCGGCTGCTGGCATCTCCCCGGCGGCGGCACCGACTTCGGCGAGCAGCCGGGCGAGGCCCTGCTGCGCGAGTTGGTCGAGGAAACCGGTCAGACCGGGCGATTGGTCGCACTGCTGGGCGTCGCCAGTCACCGTGACGCGGCCTCGCTCGGGCCCGAGGGCTACCCGATCGACTGGCACGGCGTCCGCGCCTTCTACCGCGTCGCCGTCGACGACCCCGCTGACCCTCGGGTCGGCGACGTCGGCGGATCGACCGACGAAGCCCGCTGGTTCCCGGCCGACGAGCTCCGCGCGCTGCCTCCCGCGAGCATCACCGAGGTCACCGCCGACGCTGTCCGCGCCGCCTTCCCTGAGCAGGGCGACTGA
- a CDS encoding PspC domain-containing protein, which translates to MTTSANPPYKQLRRTTDDKIIAGVCGGLGRYFGVDPVLMRVIFAVTVVLTGGLALFAYPVLWFLMPEDRPMAPMAVPPWQGGGASASWQAATHGNSHYQPPTYQPPSNPDPAPYQAPADHSPYDTPSDQPPAGGEGDSTPPRA; encoded by the coding sequence ATGACGACGAGCGCGAACCCACCGTACAAACAACTCCGCCGCACCACCGACGACAAGATCATCGCAGGCGTCTGCGGTGGCCTAGGCCGCTACTTCGGCGTCGACCCAGTACTGATGCGCGTGATCTTCGCGGTCACCGTGGTCCTGACGGGCGGCCTGGCCCTGTTCGCCTACCCGGTGCTGTGGTTCCTGATGCCGGAGGACCGCCCGATGGCCCCGATGGCCGTACCGCCGTGGCAGGGTGGCGGCGCATCGGCAAGCTGGCAGGCCGCAACGCACGGCAACAGCCACTACCAGCCGCCGACCTACCAGCCACCGTCCAACCCGGACCCCGCGCCCTACCAGGCGCCGGCGGACCACTCGCCCTACGACACCCCGTCGGACCAGCCGCCGGCCGGTGGCGAGGGCGACTCCACGCCGCCTCGAGCGTGA
- the guaA gene encoding glutamine-hydrolyzing GMP synthase, protein MTMPRPVLVVDYGAQYAQLIARRVREAKVYSEIVPHTMPVKEMLAKDPVAIILSGGPSSVYEAGAPQVESDLFETGVPVFGICYGFQAMAKALGGTVAHTGRREFGGTELRVAPEAGVLLRDLPASLPVWMSHGDSVTEAPAGFTVTAATPGAEVAAFEDLAGRRAGTQFHPEVGHTAHGQDMLTRFLYDIAGIAPSWTSDNIIDDQVAAIRAQVGDKEVICGLSGGVDSAVAAALVHKAVGDQLTCVFVDHGLLRAGEAEQVEEDYVAATGVKLKVVDAADRFLTALDGVTDPEQKRKIIGREFIRVFEQAAREIAAEGDVEFLVQGTLYPDVVESGGGTGTANIKSHHNVGGLPEDLKFSLVEPLRTLFKDEVRALGTALGLPDPMVWRHPFPGPGLAIRIIGAVSHDRLEVLRAADQIAREELTAAGLDRDVWQFPVVLLADVRSVGVQGDGRTYGHPVVLRPVSSEDAMTADWSRLPYELLARISTRITNEVPEVNRVVLDITSKPPGTIEWE, encoded by the coding sequence ATGACCATGCCTCGCCCGGTACTCGTCGTCGACTACGGCGCGCAATACGCACAGCTGATCGCGCGCCGGGTGCGGGAGGCGAAGGTCTACTCCGAGATCGTGCCGCACACGATGCCGGTCAAGGAGATGCTGGCCAAGGATCCGGTCGCGATCATCCTGTCCGGCGGGCCGTCCAGCGTCTACGAGGCGGGGGCCCCGCAGGTCGAGAGCGACCTGTTCGAGACCGGTGTCCCGGTGTTCGGCATCTGCTACGGCTTCCAGGCGATGGCCAAGGCGCTCGGCGGCACGGTCGCCCACACCGGGCGGCGTGAGTTCGGTGGCACCGAGCTGCGCGTGGCGCCCGAGGCGGGTGTGCTGCTGCGTGACCTCCCGGCGTCGCTGCCGGTGTGGATGAGCCACGGCGACAGCGTGACCGAGGCGCCGGCCGGCTTCACCGTCACCGCCGCCACGCCCGGCGCCGAGGTGGCCGCGTTCGAAGACCTGGCCGGGCGGCGGGCCGGCACCCAGTTCCACCCGGAGGTCGGGCACACCGCCCACGGGCAGGACATGCTCACCAGGTTCCTCTACGACATCGCCGGCATCGCGCCGAGCTGGACCTCCGACAACATCATCGACGACCAGGTCGCCGCGATCCGCGCGCAGGTCGGCGACAAGGAGGTCATCTGCGGCCTGTCCGGCGGCGTCGACTCGGCAGTGGCCGCGGCGCTCGTCCACAAGGCAGTTGGCGACCAGCTCACCTGCGTGTTCGTCGACCACGGCCTGCTCCGGGCCGGCGAGGCCGAGCAGGTCGAGGAAGACTACGTGGCGGCGACCGGGGTCAAGCTCAAGGTCGTCGACGCGGCCGACCGCTTCCTGACCGCGCTCGACGGCGTCACCGACCCCGAGCAGAAGCGCAAAATCATCGGCCGCGAGTTCATCCGCGTGTTCGAGCAGGCCGCCCGCGAGATCGCCGCAGAAGGCGACGTCGAGTTCCTGGTGCAGGGCACGCTCTACCCCGACGTGGTCGAGTCCGGCGGCGGCACCGGCACCGCCAACATCAAGTCACACCACAACGTCGGCGGCCTGCCCGAAGACCTCAAGTTCTCGCTGGTCGAGCCGCTCCGCACGCTCTTCAAAGACGAGGTCCGCGCGCTGGGCACGGCCCTGGGCCTGCCCGACCCGATGGTCTGGCGACACCCGTTCCCGGGCCCGGGCCTGGCGATCCGCATCATCGGCGCGGTCAGCCACGACCGGCTAGAGGTGCTCCGCGCGGCGGACCAGATCGCCCGCGAAGAACTGACCGCGGCGGGCCTCGACCGCGACGTCTGGCAGTTCCCGGTGGTCCTGCTGGCCGACGTCCGCAGCGTCGGGGTCCAGGGCGACGGCCGCACCTACGGCCACCCGGTGGTCCTGCGCCCGGTGTCCAGCGAAGACGCGATGACCGCCGACTGGTCAAGGCTGCCCTACGAGCTGCTGGCCCGAATCTCCACCCGCATCACCAACGAGGTCCCCGAAGTCAACCGCGTCGTCCTCGACATCACCAGCAAGCCCCCGGGCACCATCGAGTGGGAGTAA
- a CDS encoding sensor histidine kinase, with amino-acid sequence MSIRARVTLFGVAVVAVIYTVVAVLIYLLLSYGFAEDQDQLLAERASAAVSGLAELPGDALVARPPLTPVDAVATGEAVVVVLDGAGAVLSSTGHIGAGPPGVPPTLLAAASRAGFVVATVPVSGVDTRVRVVPWSRPDLGRAGYVVAAQPIRAIQVQSRGMIVVLAAVGFLGLVAAFAATWFAVGRALRPLRVLASLADSVGGSEDLTRRLPAVRQRDDLGRLTTSFNTMMGRLESAYRRMESALSAQRRFTADASHELRTPLTTIRGNVGFLRTHPAARPDDREAALDDLVAESARMARLLDDLLLLARSDGGVALSTSPVDLLEVATSVCRQASASSSGASVVVAGDRDARVLEGGDPAASAVVAGDRDARALEGGDPAASAVVAGDRDARASEGSDPSASAVVAGDRDPRVVVGSQPAASAVVGSEPAVSAVVVGDPAARVVVAGDPDALRRLVWILVDNALRHGAGAVTVEVSRSDSGARLTVADEGPGVPADLTDAVFERFFRGDPARGPGGGVGLGLAIARSVVTTHGGTISVAGAVFTVTLPLSSNS; translated from the coding sequence ATGTCGATCCGGGCCCGGGTCACCCTGTTCGGCGTCGCGGTAGTCGCCGTGATCTACACGGTGGTCGCCGTGCTGATCTATCTTCTGCTCTCCTACGGTTTCGCCGAGGACCAGGATCAGCTGTTGGCCGAGCGGGCCAGCGCGGCGGTGTCCGGGCTCGCCGAGCTACCCGGCGACGCGCTCGTGGCCCGCCCGCCGTTGACTCCGGTCGACGCGGTGGCGACCGGCGAAGCGGTCGTGGTGGTGCTCGACGGCGCGGGAGCGGTGCTCTCTTCGACCGGCCACATCGGCGCGGGGCCGCCGGGTGTGCCGCCTACGTTGTTGGCGGCGGCGTCCCGGGCCGGGTTCGTCGTGGCCACCGTGCCGGTGTCCGGGGTCGACACCCGGGTCCGGGTCGTGCCCTGGTCGCGCCCGGATCTCGGGCGCGCCGGCTACGTCGTCGCGGCCCAGCCGATCCGGGCGATCCAGGTGCAGAGCCGCGGGATGATCGTCGTACTGGCGGCCGTGGGATTCCTCGGCCTGGTGGCGGCGTTCGCGGCGACCTGGTTCGCGGTCGGCCGGGCCCTGCGGCCACTGCGGGTGCTGGCTTCGCTGGCCGACTCGGTGGGCGGCTCGGAGGACCTGACCCGGCGGCTGCCGGCGGTACGGCAACGCGACGACCTGGGCCGGCTGACGACCAGCTTCAACACGATGATGGGCCGGCTCGAATCGGCGTACCGGCGGATGGAGTCGGCTCTTTCCGCGCAGCGCCGCTTCACGGCGGACGCGTCGCACGAGTTGCGCACGCCGTTGACCACGATTCGCGGCAACGTGGGCTTCCTGCGGACACACCCGGCGGCCCGCCCCGACGACCGCGAAGCGGCACTCGACGACCTGGTGGCCGAGAGCGCGCGCATGGCCCGCCTGCTCGACGACCTCCTGCTGCTGGCCCGCTCAGACGGCGGCGTGGCGCTGTCGACCTCTCCCGTGGATCTCCTCGAGGTGGCCACGTCGGTATGCCGTCAGGCGTCGGCGTCGTCCTCCGGCGCCTCCGTGGTGGTGGCCGGCGATCGGGATGCCCGGGTTTTGGAGGGCGGTGATCCTGCCGCTTCGGCGGTGGTGGCCGGTGATCGGGATGCCCGGGCTTTGGAAGGCGGTGATCCGGCCGCTTCGGCGGTGGTGGCCGGTGATCGGGATGCCCGGGCTTCGGAGGGCAGTGATCCGAGCGCTTCGGCGGTGGTGGCCGGTGATCGCGATCCCCGGGTTGTGGTGGGCAGTCAGCCGGCCGCCTCGGCGGTGGTGGGCAGTGAGCCGGCCGTCTCGGCGGTGGTGGTCGGTGATCCGGCCGCCCGGGTGGTGGTGGCCGGTGATCCGGACGCGCTGCGGCGGCTGGTGTGGATTCTGGTCGACAATGCGCTGCGGCACGGCGCGGGAGCGGTGACGGTCGAGGTGTCCCGATCGGACTCCGGCGCGCGGCTGACCGTGGCCGACGAGGGTCCGGGTGTGCCGGCCGATCTGACGGACGCCGTCTTCGAGCGCTTCTTCCGGGGCGACCCGGCGCGCGGGCCGGGCGGCGGCGTGGGCCTGGGCCTGGCGATCGCCCGATCGGTAGTGACCACGCACGGCGGCACAATCTCCGTCGCCGGGGCGGTGTTCACGGTGACGCTGCCCCTCTCATCGAACTCTTAA
- a CDS encoding response regulator transcription factor gives MAARVLVVEDDARVAAALRRSLEYAGYPVVLAADGPSGLAAAIRDAPDLVVLDVNLPGLDGFGVCRALRASGGTALVLMLTARDATADRVDGLDAGADDYLVKPFAPEELLARVRALLRRAPASGPAGVLRFADLVVDPATREVRRGARSIALTALEFDLLAHLARHPRQVFSRPHLLTAVWGGEPVASNVVDVYIGYLRAKLEAGGEPRLVQTVRGVGYVLRSDA, from the coding sequence ATGGCGGCGCGGGTGCTGGTGGTCGAAGACGATGCGCGGGTCGCCGCCGCGCTGCGGCGATCGCTGGAATACGCGGGTTATCCGGTTGTGCTGGCCGCCGACGGACCGTCCGGGCTGGCGGCGGCGATCCGCGACGCGCCCGACCTCGTGGTGCTCGACGTCAACCTGCCCGGGCTCGACGGCTTCGGCGTCTGCCGGGCGCTGCGGGCGTCCGGCGGCACCGCGTTGGTGCTGATGCTGACCGCCCGGGACGCGACCGCCGACCGGGTCGACGGGCTCGACGCCGGCGCCGACGACTACCTGGTCAAGCCGTTCGCGCCCGAGGAGTTGCTGGCCCGGGTGCGGGCGCTGCTCCGCCGGGCGCCGGCGTCCGGGCCGGCCGGCGTGCTGCGCTTCGCCGACCTGGTGGTCGACCCGGCGACCCGCGAGGTGCGCCGCGGCGCGCGGTCGATCGCGCTGACCGCCCTGGAGTTCGACCTGCTTGCGCACCTCGCGCGGCATCCGCGGCAGGTGTTCAGCCGGCCCCACCTGTTGACCGCGGTGTGGGGCGGCGAACCGGTGGCCAGCAACGTCGTCGACGTCTACATCGGATATCTGCGGGCCAAGCTGGAGGCCGGCGGCGAGCCGCGGCTGGTGCAGACCGTGCGGGGCGTGGGCTACGTGCTGCGAAGCGACGCCTGA